In Littorina saxatilis isolate snail1 linkage group LG8, US_GU_Lsax_2.0, whole genome shotgun sequence, a single genomic region encodes these proteins:
- the LOC138972835 gene encoding uncharacterized protein isoform X1 has product MFQNTMLSWKISVYLITFVFASTAAEAWEAGDHTKCTTTSAVVGGRGSMTFYFRQNVDLSLESFFAYVQREDDPGNVLECDRKAKAPGITCTVLNSAFQSTGISVNRTLTLTVPNVTTDLEGTYTMRTVANDTWEKPGKCTFTVTSILNNDMEDEGGKQDGEDKDGLNLTQIIVSVVCNVIIIAVAVTVAVYCLRRHRRRRRKGANNVEDSPGDEGDGTGEGSGEATEPLLKESWYHGKIRQKKARELLKEQGIDGSFLVRASMSDPTRFQCPCTDQACYILDVYIDGRVSEWRICKTDDDAFKFIKEVEDELSFPSLPRLVEEYQENNLCINGVRLGTLTQPLDRQDNMQSLNGSTTL; this is encoded by the exons ATGTTCCAG AACACCATGTTGTCCTGGAAAATATCAGTGTATCTGATTACATTTGTTTTCGCGTCAACGGCCGCGGAGGCATGGGAGGCAG GTGATCATACCAAATGCACTACGACTTCTGCAGTGGTAGGCGGCAGAGGATCGATGACGTTTTACTTCAGACAAAATGTAGACTTGTCATTGGAATCATTCTTCGCTTACGTACAACGGGAAGATGACCCAG GAAATGTGCTGGAATGTGACCGAAAAGCCAAAGCACCTGGAATCACTTGTACAGTTTTGAACTCCGCCTTCCAATCCACCGGAATTTCAGTGAACCGCACACTCACACTAACAGTTCCAAATGTTACCACAGATTTAGAAGGCACATACACGATGCGTACAGTTGCAAACGACACCTGGGAAAAACCTGGAAAGTGCACATTTACAGTGACAA GCATTCTCAATAACGACATGGAGGATGAAGGAGGCAAGCAAGACGGAGAAGACAAAGATGGCTTAAACTTAACTCAAATTATCGTTTCTGTTGTCTGTAACGTGATTATAATAGCTGTGGCAGTCACTGTCGCAGTTTATTGTCTAAGGCGGCACAGAAGGAG AAGACGCAAAGGAGCAAACAATGTAGAGGATTCCCCGGGAGATGAAGGCGATGGCACAGGAGAAGG GTCAGGGGAGGCCACCGAACCCTTACTGAAGGAAAG CTGGTACCATGGAAAGATACGACAGAAGAAAGCACGAGAGCTGCTGAAGGAGCAGGGTATCGACGGATCTTTCCTCGTGCGGGCCAGCATGAGTGACCCGACCCGCTTCCAATGCCCATGTACAGATCAGGCTTGCTACATACTGGATG TATACATCGATGGCAGAGTCAGCGAATGGCGGATTTGCAAGACAGACGACGACGCATTTAAGTTCATCAAGGAAGTGGAGGACGAATTATCCTTCCCGTCACTGCCCAGACTCGTAGAAGAATACCAAGAAAACAATCTTTGTATCAATGGAGTGAGGTTGGGGACGCTGACTCAACCTCTGGACA GACAGGACAACATGCAGTCGCTTAATGGGAGCACAACGCTGTAA
- the LOC138972834 gene encoding uncharacterized protein, whose amino-acid sequence MQRTMQAPNGMNNQGTKASGLEVLCICLRRLAYPCRFADVSQMFHRPKPELCVLFKVGIDFIYDQFSDKLTNLNQPWLTVPQLERYCAAIHAKGAPLEFCWGMVDGTIRSMCRPGHLQQEVYNGHKRVHSLKFQCVVTPNGLVANVFGPLVCRRHDAALLNGSGILEHMQQHMVTPTGDEMYLYGDRAYPLTPNLMRPYRGQITEEQQAFNTEMSRVRNSVEWEFSKIVGLWAFLDFKKKLKLFLSPVGKLYLVGVLLSNCHTCLHGSEPSQFFGLNPPTLEEYLY is encoded by the exons ATGCAGAGGACTATGCAGGCGCCTAATGGAATGAACAATCAAGGAACCAAGGCCAGTG GATTGGAGGTGCTCTGCATCTGTCTGCGGAGGTTGGCTTACCCATGCCGGTTTGCTGACGTTTCGCAGATGTTTCATCGTCCCAAGCCGgagttgtgtgtgctgttcaaggTAGGTATCGACTTCATCTATGATCAgttttctgacaaactaacaaaccTCAATCAGCCATGGCTGACAGTGCCCCAACTGGAACGGTACTGTGCAGCTATACATGCCAAGGGGGCTCCTCTGGAGTTTTGTTGGGGGATGGTTGACGGCACAATACGATCAATGTGTCGCCCAGGCCATTTGCAACAAGAAGTGTACAATGGCCATAAGAGGGTGCACTCTCTAAAGTTTCAGTGTGTCGTGACACCAAATGGCCTTGTGGCAAATGTTTTTGGGCCCTTGGTTTGTCGACGACATGACGCAGCTTTGCTGAATGGTAGTGGCATTCTTGAACACATGCAGCAGCACATGGTCACTCCAACAGGAGATGAAATGTACCTGTATGGGGACCGAGCCTACCCCTTGACCCCTAACTTGATGAGGCCGTACCGTGGACAGATCACAGAAGAGCAACAGGCCTTCAACACAGAAATGAGCAGGGTGAGAAACTCTGTTGAATGGGAATTTTCAAAAATTGTTGGGCTGTGGGCATTTttggatttcaaaaaaaaattgAAGCTGTTCTTGTCCCCTGTAGGGAAACTCTACCTGGTTGGAGTTTTGTTGTCCAACTGTCATACTTGCCTACATGGCAGTGAGCCATCACAGTTCTTTGGACTGAATCCACCAACACTGGAGGAGTATCTCTACTAA
- the LOC138972835 gene encoding uncharacterized protein isoform X2: MLSWKISVYLITFVFASTAAEAWEAGDHTKCTTTSAVVGGRGSMTFYFRQNVDLSLESFFAYVQREDDPGNVLECDRKAKAPGITCTVLNSAFQSTGISVNRTLTLTVPNVTTDLEGTYTMRTVANDTWEKPGKCTFTVTSILNNDMEDEGGKQDGEDKDGLNLTQIIVSVVCNVIIIAVAVTVAVYCLRRHRRRRRKGANNVEDSPGDEGDGTGEGSGEATEPLLKESWYHGKIRQKKARELLKEQGIDGSFLVRASMSDPTRFQCPCTDQACYILDVYIDGRVSEWRICKTDDDAFKFIKEVEDELSFPSLPRLVEEYQENNLCINGVRLGTLTQPLDRQDNMQSLNGSTTL, translated from the exons ATGTTGTCCTGGAAAATATCAGTGTATCTGATTACATTTGTTTTCGCGTCAACGGCCGCGGAGGCATGGGAGGCAG GTGATCATACCAAATGCACTACGACTTCTGCAGTGGTAGGCGGCAGAGGATCGATGACGTTTTACTTCAGACAAAATGTAGACTTGTCATTGGAATCATTCTTCGCTTACGTACAACGGGAAGATGACCCAG GAAATGTGCTGGAATGTGACCGAAAAGCCAAAGCACCTGGAATCACTTGTACAGTTTTGAACTCCGCCTTCCAATCCACCGGAATTTCAGTGAACCGCACACTCACACTAACAGTTCCAAATGTTACCACAGATTTAGAAGGCACATACACGATGCGTACAGTTGCAAACGACACCTGGGAAAAACCTGGAAAGTGCACATTTACAGTGACAA GCATTCTCAATAACGACATGGAGGATGAAGGAGGCAAGCAAGACGGAGAAGACAAAGATGGCTTAAACTTAACTCAAATTATCGTTTCTGTTGTCTGTAACGTGATTATAATAGCTGTGGCAGTCACTGTCGCAGTTTATTGTCTAAGGCGGCACAGAAGGAG AAGACGCAAAGGAGCAAACAATGTAGAGGATTCCCCGGGAGATGAAGGCGATGGCACAGGAGAAGG GTCAGGGGAGGCCACCGAACCCTTACTGAAGGAAAG CTGGTACCATGGAAAGATACGACAGAAGAAAGCACGAGAGCTGCTGAAGGAGCAGGGTATCGACGGATCTTTCCTCGTGCGGGCCAGCATGAGTGACCCGACCCGCTTCCAATGCCCATGTACAGATCAGGCTTGCTACATACTGGATG TATACATCGATGGCAGAGTCAGCGAATGGCGGATTTGCAAGACAGACGACGACGCATTTAAGTTCATCAAGGAAGTGGAGGACGAATTATCCTTCCCGTCACTGCCCAGACTCGTAGAAGAATACCAAGAAAACAATCTTTGTATCAATGGAGTGAGGTTGGGGACGCTGACTCAACCTCTGGACA GACAGGACAACATGCAGTCGCTTAATGGGAGCACAACGCTGTAA